The following is a genomic window from Helicobacter sp. NHP19-003.
AAGATTGCAAGCATTAACCCCAACCAACCCATGACAGGACATGTGAATCAGGTCTTTGGGTATGCTTGCGATAGTTTTACTTGGCCTTATGGTCCTGTTGATGATTTGAAACAGCAAGCCTTGCAGCAAGTGCAAAATCAGGCGAATAACTACGCCGCAGCAGTGGGGGCGAAAGGAGGTGAGTTGATTAATGTAACGGTCAAAAAAGAGATTTGGCCTTGGTTTTGGTGGCTCTTGGGACAAAAATGCGTAAAAGTGGAAGGCTACGCACGCCCCAAGACCAATTAGGCTAAAGTGGGCGTGACGCTTGCTGACATTGAGGGCTAAAAGCGGGGTGTATCGGTGCGCTGTGGCGTGTGTGGCGCAACACCCTGACAAGCCCCTTAAGCCTCCTTGCTAGGTAGAGACTAAACCTCTTCAAGTTTGTGATGCCTTAAGCTTTTAGAGCTAACCCCGCCTTGACTTGCCTAGCCCCCGCTTTGAAGTGGAAAACTAGGCTAAACCCTCGCCTTCGTGTATTTTTGCACCACTTAAAAGCACCCCCGTGATAAGCCCCTTGCTAAAGCCCTTTAAAAATCTTGTTTTCATGTTATCATGGGTGGGTCTAAATTTTTAAGGAGAGATAATGAAAAAATTAGCAATCGGTGTGTTTTTGGCTTATGGTTTAATGCATGCGGCAAGCCTAGATACAAGCAAGGCGAGCATGGAGTTTACGGCGTTTAAAACGGCGCACAAGGCGGGCGTGAAGGGGACTTTTGACCATGTGATCTATAAATTTGGCAAGGACACTTCGACCATCGCCCACATTTTGGATAAGGCGAGCGCTACGATCAATGCCGATCAGCTAAATCTGCACGATTCAACCAAAACCAAAAATGTTAAAGAAGCGTTTTTTGATCTCTTTAAAGACAAAACCCTCAAAGTCATTTTTAGAAATGTCGTGGTTGGCGACAAACAAGGCACGATTTTAGCCAGTGTGCGCATGAACGGCAAAAGCGTAAAAGTGCCCATGAGCTATAAAATTGAAAACAAAGAATTGGTCGCTACGGGCGTGCTCGACATTTTAGAATTTGGTTTGCAAAAAGAGTTTGCTGAACTTGCCAAAAAATGCAGTGTGCAACACGAAAAACTCACTTGGTCGCAAGTAGAGATCAGCTTTAAAGCCCCCGTTAAAGAATAGGTACAGATGACAAAAAAAGAGTTAGAGCACCCGCTCTTACACAGCATCAACGATTTTAACGAAGCCAAGCAGGTGATTGTGGGGGGGGTGAACTCCCCCGTGCGGGCGTTTAAAAATGTCGGGGGCGTGCCCCCCTTCATCTTTAAGGGGCGGGGGTATGCGCTCTTTGATGTGGACGGCAATACCTATGTAGATTTCGTACAAAGTTGGGGACCCTTGCTCTTTGGGCATGCCGATCCAGAGATTGAGGAGCGGGTCATCAACACCCTGCAAAGGGGTTTAAGCTTTGGTGCACCCACGGAGTTAGAAACCACTTTGGCCAAAAAGATTGTGGCGCGCTATGAGGGCGTGGAGAAAGTGCGCCTAGTGAGCAGTGGGACGGAAGCCACGATGAGTGCTATCCGCCTAGCTAGGGCATTCAGCGGTAAGGACGACATTTTAAAGTTTGAGGGCTGTTACCACGGACACAGCGACAGCTTGCTGGTGAGTGCGGGCAGTGGGTGTGCTACCTTTGGCAACCCCTCTTCTTTAGGTGTTCCCCACGACTTTAGCAAGCACACTTTAGTCGCCCGCTACAATGACTTAGATTCGGTCAAGGCGTGCTTTAAGGCGGGCAATGTGGGCTGTGTGATCATTGAGCCGATTGCCGGTAACATGGGGCTGATCCCGGCTAAACTAGAGTTTTTGCAAGGCTTGCAAGAGATTTGCCAAAAAAACGGGGCGGTGTTGATCTTTGATGAAGTGATGAGCGGGTTTAGGGCAAGTGCCAGCGGGTCGCAGGGCTTGCACCACCTTGTCCCCGACTTGGTTACCTTTGGCAAGGTCATTGGCGGTGGGCTACCCCTAGCGTGCTTTGGCGGGCGGGCGGACATTATGGACTTGCTCGCCCCCGTGGGCGGGGTGTATCAGGCGGGGACCTTAAGCGGTAACCCTGTCGCCGTAGCTGCAGGTATTGTGGCTTTGGAGAAAATCAACAGACAGCCTAAGCTGTATGAACGCTTAGAGGGGCTTGCCAATCAATTTTGCAAAGGCTTGAAAGAAATCGCCCACTCTTGTGGCTTTGCCCTGCAAACTTGTGTTAGGGGGAGCATGTTTGGGTTTTTCTTCAGCGACAAGGAAGTGCAAAACTTTGAAGACGCGAGGCAGTCTAACACCGCTCTTTATGCGCAGTTTCACCAAAAAATGTTGCAAAAAGGCGTGTATTTGCCCGCCTCCGCCTTTGAAACGAGCTTCATCTGTAGCCCGATGGAAAGCTCTATCATTGAAGCCTGTTTAGGCAAGGCACAAGCGAGTTTTTATGAGATCCAACATGGAGCCTAAACCCAAATTCAAGCCCGTGGTGGAGGGGGCAAATGCCTTGAGTCTTGGCATTTCCATAGTCGTGGCCATCTTGCTTGGCATTGGGGTGGGTTATGGCTTGGTGAAGTTAACGGGCATTGTGTGGCTCTTTTGGCTAGGCGTTGCTTGGGGCGTGGGGGCAGCGATCTTAAATGTCTATAAAGCCTACAAACAGACCAAAAAAGAGCTAGACGAGCTGGCTAATGACCCCAAATACAAACCCCTCGCCTGATGTGTTCGTATCTGTGTGCCTTGCTCTTACTTGGCTTTAATGTGCTGTGTGCTTTGGGGGTGCTTTGGCGTTTTCAAGGGCTTGGGGTGCTGAGTTTTGAGGTGGGGTTTTTGAGTTTTTTATTGATTTTGCTAGCCGGTTTCAAACAGCTGAAAAACAAATTGCAAACAGCTAAAGAACCCATGCCTTCTAAGTTCTTTGCCTTTGGTTTGGGGCTGCAAATCTCTGTGGGGTGGCTAAAAATCCTCGCCTACGGGGTGTTTTTAGGTGGGTTATTTGGCTTGTTGAACCTTAAACTGCTCGTGCCTGTGGCTTACTTTGTGGGGCTTGGGGCGTGCTTGGTGGGCGTGGTGGGCCTACAAGCCCTTAGGCGTGCCAAATCTTAGGGCGGTAGCGTGAAATCCCCCGCCTTACCACCCCCACGAAGTTTAACTTAGTGCGGTGTTGCTTAGCACGCCTCATCAAAGCTAGTTTATGTTTTGGGGGGACGCTTAAAAGCAATTCATACTCTTCCCCGCTTAGATAGGTTTTGTTTCTGGGATTGTCAAGCTTGCACGCAAGTTTGTTGAGCTTTGATAAGCGGTTGCACTCAGCGAGCAGTCCGTCTGAAATGTCTAGTCCAGCGTGCACGAAGGGGCGTACGCTTGAAATAAAGCCTAGCAAGTTTTTGAGCTGTGGGCGGATGAATTTGGACTTGGGCGACACTTTACCCCCTCTAAGTAGGGTCCCTAAGTCCTTGTAGCTTTGCCCAAGTGTGCCCGTATGCACTAATAAATCTTTGGGGCGCATTTTGGTGCGTTCTAAAGGTTTGTGGCTTTTGGCAATGAGGGCAACACTTAAACTCAAATCCCTGCCTAGTGTGGTGTCCCCCCCCACAATTTTAATCTTAAATTCTTGGCAAGCTTTGGCAATCCCTGCGACTAATTGCCTCATCTCTGCTAAATTGCACCCTTTGGGTAGTTGTATGCCCAGCAAGGCGTACTTAGGGCAAGCTGCCATTGCGATGGAGTCGGAGATGTTCACGCACATGGCTTTGTAACCGATTTGGCGCATACTTAGCCACTCCCTCTTAAAATGCACCCCCTCACTGAATAAATCCAGCATGTAAAGGGCTTTAGGCGTGTCTAGCAACACCCCATCATCGCCCAAACCCCACACCACCCCGCTTTGGGCTAGGGCGTTTAAGAAGGTTTGCTCCAAGTCCACTAAATGCGGAAGCTAAAGTCCACCCACACCGCTTGGTGTATCAACGCCCCGCTGCTAATGGCATTGACCCCACTTTTAGCGTAGGCTTGCACGCTTTCTTCTGTGATGTTTCCGCTTGCCTCTAAGAGCACCAAAGGGTAGTTTTTATTGCGCTCGGCCACGACTTCTTTTATGCTCTCAATGTCCATGTTATCGCACATGACAATGTCTGCCCCCGCTTGCATGGCCTCTAGTGCCATTTTGACATTGCTCGCCTCAATCTCAATTTTAGCCGTCCACGGGATTTCTTGGCGGGCTTTGGCGATGAAGGCTTGCAGGTTGCCGATGTGGGCCAAATGCGTGTCTTTCACCATCAGAGCATCGTCAAGCCCGAGGCGGTGGTTTTTAGCCCCCCCATTTCTCACCGAGTACTTTTCAAACACCCTTAAAAGCGGACGGGTTTTGCGGGTGTCTAATAGACTGATGGGGTGGTCTTTGACAAGGCGCACGAAGCTCGCGGTCTTGGTGGCGATGCCACTGCTGTGTTGCAAGATGTTTAAAAGTACCCTTTCAATTTGTAAAAGCAGCCGCCAATCCCCCTCCACTTCTAATAAAGTTTGCTTAGGGCTAAAGCTCTCTTTGTCCGCAATTTTCCACGCATATTTAAGCCCCAGCATTTCTAAAAGCTCTGTGGCGTAAATTTGCCCTGAGAACACCCCACTATCTTTAGAAAGCACGCAAGCTTTCACCTCTTTAGCCCCCACCAAGCGGGCGAACAAATCCCCCGCTCCCAAGTCCTCCGCCAAACAATCCTCTAAAAACGCCCGTATCTGCAAATCCATTAGGACAACTCCATCATTTTATCTAGGGCAACCTTCGCCCACTTGGCCACTTCGGGTTCAACGCTAATCTTGTTGTAGGGGCTGTGGTTTTTATAGGCTTTCAGCACGCCAAATAAGTCCTCCAGGGTGGTTTCGTTCATGGTCGGGCATTCGGGCACACTGCTGGAGAGCACAAAGGTGTTTTTGGGGCGCAGCCGTTTGACTAAATTGATCTCTGTGCCGACCGCCACTTTCTGTTCTAAGGGCAAGTTTTGCACGAATTGAATGATTTGGCTTGTAGAGCCCACAAAGTCGGCCAACTCCACCACCTCTGGGGCGCACTCAGGGTGCACAGCGATTAAAATATTTGGGTATTTTTGGCGGAAAAATTCTACATCGCTAGGCTTAAAAAGTTGGTGCACGGCGCAAAAGCCGTTGTAACAAATGACCGCAGCCTCTTTAATGGTGTCTGGGCTATCTAACTCTAAAGTAGCGCTTTTTAGCCCGTGCATGCGGGCTAAGTTCACCCCCAAACAGCGATCGGGCAAGAAAAAGATTTTTTGCTTGCTTTGCAAGGCGTGCTTGAAAATCTTAAAGGCGTTGGCACTCGTGCAAACAAAGCCCCCCGCCTTGCCCACCTTCGCCTTGATGCGCGCGCTGGAGTTGATGTAGGTGATGGGGAGGACATGATCAATGCCTAAGCTTTGTAAGGTTTCTAGGCTTTTGTCAAAGTCCGCCCCCTCTAGCATTTTTGCCATAGAGCAACACGCCAGCTTAGGCATGATGACTTCCTTTTGGGGGGCTAGGATTTTCAAACTCTCCCCCATAAAGCCCACCCCGCAAAAGACCACTAAATTTTTAGGGCTCGCACTTGCTTTTTTAGCCAGCTCTAAGCTATCGCCCGTGATGTCGGCAAGCGCGACTATGCTGTCTTTTTGGTAAAAATGCGCCACTAAAAGAGCGTCTAGGTCTGTTAAAAGTTGCTTGATTTGTGCGCTACGCATGCAGCACTCCTATGGGCGTGGAGAAAAGCACCTTTTGCCCCACACTCGTGTTCAACGCCACATTTGGCACAAAGAGTACAATGGTAGAGCCCATTTCAAAACGCCCTAATTCCTCACCTTTTTGTAAGGCGATGGGAGGGTCGTAGGTGTAAATTTTGGGCTTGGACCGAATTTGGGCGTTGGTGCGTATGAGCGGATCAAAATTTAGCACAATCTGTCCCACATTCAGGGCCCCCACCGCCACGAAGTATAAAACCTGCCCCTGCAAGTTTTTAGCCACCACCACCACCCGCTCGTTGCGGATGAAAAGCTTTTGGTGCTTTTTTAAGGCAGGGGTGTTTACGGGCAAGAGTTCCCCGCAAAAGTGGCGCACCTCGATCACTTCCAGATCACAAGAGGCGTGGAAGCGGTGGTAATCTTTGGGTGATAGGTAGAAGTTAAAGTAGCTGTAGTTGTCTAATTTCTCCCCTTTGCCTAGGAGCTCATTGACCCGATAGCTCATGCCCTTGATTTGCAGGGCTAGGTTGTGCTCTATAGCTCCACAAGCGGTGATGATGCCATCGCAAGGAGCGATGAGAGTGGCGGGGTTTGGGTCAATCGGGCGGGGGTTACTAGGGCTCTTGTGAAGAGGGCGTTTAGGGTGGGGTAGTTTTAAGGGGGCAAAGCCGTTTAAATCAATCTTAAAAAGGCGTACATAGACAAAGTTTATCAACCTTTGCACGGGGGGGATGAAGGCACACCTTGCGAACTTGCCAAAGAGTTTTGAGAGGGTGTTGCTCTGTGCCACTATTGCAAATCCGCTAATTTTAAGACAAACTCAATTTGCCCCTTGCTAATCCTCAACTCTTTGGCGATGGAGTCGATGCTGTGCCCCTCTTGAAAGAGCTGTATCACGCGTTTTTCGTCTATGTCATCACTGCCCGGGGTGAAATGCCCCAACTCTTTAAATTTATTCTCTAAAACGATGATTTTTTCCTCCAAATAGTCCCTGTCTTTGTGCATGGTGTCTTGGATTTCTTGCAAGTGGGTGTAAAGGTTGGTTAGGTTGGTGTTGAGGTTGGTGTTGACCTCGTTTTTAACATTGGCACTGATGTTAGACGCGTTGAACTCGGCTTGCATTTCGTTTTCTTGAATCCACTTGCGGATTTTGTAGATCTCTTGGTTGATGGTGTCTAGGGCTTTTTCAAGTTGCTTGGTTTTGCTCGCAAACTCTTTGTCTTTTAGGTGGCTGTAGGCGACCAAACACACAAACACCAATACAATAGCCCCCCCCACAATCCACAGCACTTCGTTAAAACTCAAGTCCATGCATAGCCTTTCTGTCATTTAAACTTTCTAATTCGCTTTGGGCAATGTGGCTGTCCCAATCCTTGATGTCGCCCGCGTGCATGCGCTCCACACTCAGAAGCGTGGGCGCAAAGGCTTTCGCCACAAAGCCCAGCCTTTTATAGGGGGTTTTGGGTAGTTTAGTGCGCATGTAATACAGCTCCCCCTCAACAAACTCCCCCTCACGCCTAAAATCCCATGCCCTAAAACGCCGATCACCCCCGTCCCCTCTAGGTGCACATACACCCTGTTTTGCTCGTGCAAATACTGCTCAATGTGGTTGAGCTTTTGGTAAATGTCGCTCAGGGCTTTAAAAATGATGTCCTCGCGATCCTTGCCGTAAAAGACCTCCCAGGGGGCACTAAAACCTCCCTCACCCTGCCCTAGTTGTAAATACTCGTGTTCGTGTTCGGGCTTCAAGAGGGCAAACTCTAGGGGCAAAGCCACCGCCACAAGGCGGGTGTAAAAGCCCTTTGCCGTGCAAACCTGCTTAATGCCCCTAAATCCAAGCCAAGCCTCTATCCACGATGATAAAGCCCAAAAACACCACCCCAAATACCCATTTGTTACAAAAACGCTTTGGGAATGTTCTTAAAGTCTTTCAACACCAACCACTGCTCGTAAACTAAAATCATAAGACACGCTCCCACGCCCAGCCACGCCACAGCCCCTAAGTGTGCGCTTTTCGCAAAAAGAGCCCAAAACAGCACGGCTAAAGCGTGGCACGCCCTAGACACCCACAGAGTTACCCCTCGCCAAAGATTGCCGGCACAGAGTAAAGCCCCTCTTTTCTGTCAAACTCCATGTCTTGCAAGGAATAGAGCAAGTCAAAGCCCGCCACCCAAAACGCCACCCCAAATGCCAGCCACAAACTCCAAAGGGGGATCGCGCCAAGCACCGCCACCACGCCCGCAATGGGCGCAAGCCCCAAGCACACGCCTAGTACCAAGTGCGCCAAATAGCTAAAGCGTTTCATGTAAGAATACCCGGCTAAAATCGCCAAAGGGCCAAGAGAGTTTAAAAGCGAGGGCATTGATGGCATAGCTGACACCCACAAAGCCCAGCGCATTCGCCACACAGAACACCTGCAGAGTTGTGAGCGAAATGCGCCCATCCACGCTTGGGCGACTTTTGGTGCGCTCGTTTTCATGTCAAATTTGCGGTCTGCCAAGCGGTTAAAGCCCATCGCAAAATTGCGCGCAAAAAGCAGAGCCAACGCCGAGAGCAACAAGGTTTGCACGCCCTGCAGCAAGCCCAAATGCGTCTGCAAGCCCGCCACCACAAGGGCGATTAAAATAAACATGCCCGAAAATATGGTGTGCTCAATCGCCACCAGATACCCTAAAAGCTTGAGTTTTTCTACCATCGAAGACCTCTTTAAAAGCCTCTATTTTAACATAAAATTACAAAATCAACAGATAGCCAAGCAGCCCCACCCCCACCACGCCCACGCCCACCCACGCCCAAAGAAAGCGCACAGCTAAAAGCGACAAACCCACATAGGCGCATAAAAACCAAGGGGGGGTGGAAAAACTCTTTAAATGCAGGGGCAGGTGCACTAGGGGGAGCAAGTAGGGGTCTAGTAGTCCGCCTAAATGTAGGGTGTGCAAGCCAAGCACTAGAGGGAAAAACACCACAAAGACAAAAGAGAGTAAAATGCCACTCAGTTGTGTCGCCCCAAAGGGGGTAAAGAAAAAATGCACTAGCGGCAACATTAAAGTGAAAATGCCGGCATTAAAAAGCAGGGCGTAGAGCCACGCAGGCATTTTAGGCATGTGTTTAATGAATAAAAAGATATAAAACACCCCGCCCACAGACAACCAAAACCCGGCCGAGCGCACCAAATTAGCGGACATGGCAAGACACAAGAGCGCGCTTAATCCCAAGAGCCAAAAGCTTAGTAGCTCCAACCCTCCATAGACCAACACAAAGCCCCCAAGAGCCATGACATATGCCCTTAAAAAAGCGGGCTGAAAATGGAGCAGAATCAAATACCCCAAGAGGGCCACCAACACCACCGCCATTAAGTCAAAGTAGCGGTTTCTGTAGGGGAAGTAGCGTTGTTGCAAGAATCGATAAGGGGGACTTAGTAGGTGAAAGAAAAAGGCGCTCAGCAGACCCAAATGAAACCCACTGATGGCAATTAAAGGGCTCACCCCAAAGCCGATGAGCACTTGCCTTAAGCGTTGGTCCAAAGGGTCGGCTAAAAATAAAGTGCGGTAGAAGTTTGCCATAAGCGGGCTTGTGTGCTGTGCATTGATGAAGCTCCGCCACGGGGTTGTGGGGTCGCTCTTTGGGCTGATGGATAGCTTAAAGGTGTAAAAATAACAAGATTTTAGAAATTGCCAAAACGAGCAACGCCCCATTTTGCCCCATGCCCGTACGAAGTGGTGGGTCAAGTCCTTGATGTCCTCTTTGCTTATGATGTAAAAGCTGTTGTTGTGTGTGTCTTTGAGTTTCAACACAAAATGGCCGTTTTTGGGGTATTGCAACAACACCTGGGCGTGCAATTCCAGGGGCTTCTTGCCCAAAAAGGCCTTGTATTCGTGGTGTTTTAGGGCAAACGAAAGGGCACACAAGGCGAGCAAAAAGGCGAGAACAACCGCCTTTTCTTGCGGGCTTTGCAGGAGGGGGATGGGGTGGTTAGAAGGGGCAATCATCGCCCCCTCCGCCCACAAGGGGATTTGGCATGCTAAAGTTGCTTGGCACGCTATCGCCCATGTTGATCGCTGTGGGTGTGTGATCGCCTTGTATCTCTTCGCCCTCTTTGGGGATGTCGCTAAAGCGGGTGTAAATTTTATCAAAATACACTTTCACCGTGCCGATCCCCCCATTGCGGTTCTTGGCCAAAATGATTTCGGCTTGTTCTTTGTCGTGGCGCAAGCTGTCTTGCAATTCATTAAATTTTTTCTCTAAATTCTTGGCCTCCTCCTCCTTGCCCTCTTTACGCAGTTTGGCCACGCGGTCGTTGTGTTCTCTGTGCTTATACACCGCATCGCGGTAGAGAAACAGCACCTGATCGGCATCCTGTTCGATCGATCCACTCTCTTTAAGGTCGGATAAAATCGGGCGTTTGTCCTCTCTGCTCTCTAGGGAGCGGTTGAGTTGTGATAAAGCGATGATGGGGATGTTTAACTCCCTAGCCAAAGTCTTCAACCCTCGGCTGATTTTAGTGATTTGCTCGTGGCGTGAGTCCTCCCCCTCGCCCTCCATGAGTTGCAAATAGTCAATGATTGCCAAAGCGATTTCGGGGTGTTCGTGTTTGAGTTTACGCAATTTGGAGCGGGCTTGGCGGATATTAAGAAGCCCTGCATCGTCTATGTAAAGGGGTTTGTCGTAGATTTGTTGTGTGTGTTTGGTGAGCCTCTCCCACTCGTCCTCGCCCAAATTGCCTATTTTGATGTTGTGTAGGTGTAAATTCGTGTAACAAGAGAGCATGCGCATCATGAGTTGCTCTGCCCCCATTTCCACGCTAAAAATCGCCACGCCCTGGTTGTGGTTTAAAGTGGTTTTGGCAAAGTTTAACACTAAGCTGGTTTTGCCCATGCTCGGGCGCGCCCCGATGATGATGAGATCACCGGGCAAAAACCCCCCTGTAAGCTCGTTGAGCTTTAAAAACCCTGTGTCCAGCCCGATTAACCTCTCGTTGCCCCGAGCCTTTGCATCTGCAATCATTTTCAGGGTGTCTTTCAATACCTTTTGCATGTCCTTAAAGCCCGTTTGGACATTGTCTAAAGAGATCTGGTAGACACTGCGCTCAATGCTATCTAGGATGTCGGCGGTGGGGCGGTCTTGTTGGCACAGCTCACGGATTTGCAAGGCTAGGCGCATTAGATGGCGTTTGGTTGAAGCCTCTTTAATGGTGCGGATAAAACTTGCTAAATCCGCCAGGGGGTTTGTCTGCATCACCAAAGCCAAAGCATCTAAGACTTGTGGGTTGCCCTGTGCCTTTTTTTCTAAAAACATGGCACTGATGGGCTTTTGCTCGGCGTGCAGCTGTCTGCAATACTCAAAGAGTTTTTCGTGGGCAGGGCTAGAAAAATCCTCGCCCTTAAGCTGGCTAGAGAAGTCCTCAAATTGTCGGCTGTCTAACAGGGCAGAGAGCACCGCCCTCTCCATTAAAATCAAACTATCGTCTATGGGTGAAGTGTCTAGCATGGGTTGTTGATCGACCTATTTAAATAATTCTAGGGCTTGTTGGCATAAATCCTTCCATGGGGAAGAATCCTTGATAGCCACACAAGTTTGGAAGGTTTTCTTCGCCCCTCCTTTGTCGCCTTTTTGGCGCAGGAGTGTTGCCTTGTTGTAAAGGGCCCGTTGGCGCTCTTTGGGGGCAATTTGTAGGGCAAGTAAGGCATCGCTTTGTTTTAGGGCCTCCTCAATTTTACCCTCACGACTTAGGGCACTGATGAGCTCATTTTGGGCGTAGGGGGTGTAGCTGTTGTTCTCATAGTGCTTTTGCAGAGCAATCAAGTTTTTAGCGTAGAGCTCTAAAGTGGTGGGGTTGTTCTTGCCCCGTTGCTCACTTTGCAAGAGTAAGGCGTAAACCTCGATCATGCGCTCATCTTCTTTAAACTCTTTTTGGAGTTGGTTATAAACTTTAAAGGCCTCTTGCGGGTTATTGGTTTTCATATAGTCTAAAAACACGGTGAAGGCAATGTCGTAATAAGTGGATTCTTTGGAAAGAGAGGCTAAAGCCAAAGCGTCTTTAGCCGCCAGCAGTGAGTTGGCAAAGTCGTTTAATGCGTAAAGATTGCGCCCTTGTCTGTAAAGCCAAGGTAACTTGTTCATGGGCTTGTCTTTTAAGGCTGAGGTAGAGAATATGCCCGCCTTATTGTAAAGGGCGCTGTCATACAAACAATCAAAGGCTTCAACTTGTTCTTCATCGTCAAAGGCGTGGGGATCGATCTTTTCCATGCGGACTAAATAGGTGTTAAAGCTCTTGCAATCGGCTTCCTTGAGTGCTAAGTGTCCTTGTTGCAATAAGGCTTCTCGCATGGCGGGGGAATTGTGTGGGAGGTTGAGTTCCAAAACTTGCGCATAATAGTGGCGATCTAAGAGCAATTCGGCTTTATATTCTAGGGCTTTTTGGTACTCTTTGGAGGTCTTGGGATAATCTTTTAACACTTGGTTGTAGCGGTTTAGCTTTTCTCTATAATCTCCGTGCATGGCAAACAAGACTTGTTCGTCCCTAGACTTCACTAAGGTGATGTGGATCATATTTGTGTAATTGTCCAAATACTCTAAATTGGCGAAGTGGGCTTCATTAGGTTGGTTGTTTTTGGCATAGAGCAAGCCCAGCTCAAAGGCGGCTTTTTCTTGGATGGTTTTGTCGTTGTCTTGGTGGGAGAGCAAGGTCGCGATCTTGATCGCAGGGTCAAAGAAGGAATGTGTTTTTAGGGCAACGAGCAATTCGTAGGATTTGACAGGATGTTGCATGAAGTACTCCGGGTTGCCATAAATGATTTTGTTCAAGATCAATGTAGCGTTCTTGCCCCCACCGTTGAGGTCAAACAGC
Proteins encoded in this region:
- a CDS encoding YceI family protein, which codes for MKKLAIGVFLAYGLMHAASLDTSKASMEFTAFKTAHKAGVKGTFDHVIYKFGKDTSTIAHILDKASATINADQLNLHDSTKTKNVKEAFFDLFKDKTLKVIFRNVVVGDKQGTILASVRMNGKSVKVPMSYKIENKELVATGVLDILEFGLQKEFAELAKKCSVQHEKLTWSQVEISFKAPVKE
- a CDS encoding ComEC/Rec2 family competence protein; the encoded protein is MIAPSNHPIPLLQSPQEKAVVLAFLLALCALSFALKHHEYKAFLGKKPLELHAQVLLQYPKNGHFVLKLKDTHNNSFYIISKEDIKDLTHHFVRAWGKMGRCSFWQFLKSCYFYTFKLSISPKSDPTTPWRSFINAQHTSPLMANFYRTLFLADPLDQRLRQVLIGFGVSPLIAISGFHLGLLSAFFFHLLSPPYRFLQQRYFPYRNRYFDLMAVVLVALLGYLILLHFQPAFLRAYVMALGGFVLVYGGLELLSFWLLGLSALLCLAMSANLVRSAGFWLSVGGVFYIFLFIKHMPKMPAWLYALLFNAGIFTLMLPLVHFFFTPFGATQLSGILLSFVFVVFFPLVLGLHTLHLGGLLDPYLLPLVHLPLHLKSFSTPPWFLCAYVGLSLLAVRFLWAWVGVGVVGVGLLGYLLIL
- a CDS encoding helix-turn-helix domain-containing protein — encoded protein: MDLSFNEVLWIVGGAIVLVFVCLVAYSHLKDKEFASKTKQLEKALDTINQEIYKIRKWIQENEMQAEFNASNISANVKNEVNTNLNTNLTNLYTHLQEIQDTMHKDRDYLEEKIIVLENKFKELGHFTPGSDDIDEKRVIQLFQEGHSIDSIAKELRISKGQIEFVLKLADLQ
- a CDS encoding AtpZ/AtpI family protein, coding for MRSNMEPKPKFKPVVEGANALSLGISIVVAILLGIGVGYGLVKLTGIVWLFWLGVAWGVGAAILNVYKAYKQTKKELDELANDPKYKPLA
- a CDS encoding phosphatidylserine decarboxylase, with amino-acid sequence MAQSNTLSKLFGKFARCAFIPPVQRLINFVYVRLFKIDLNGFAPLKLPHPKRPLHKSPSNPRPIDPNPATLIAPCDGIITACGAIEHNLALQIKGMSYRVNELLGKGEKLDNYSYFNFYLSPKDYHRFHASCDLEVIEVRHFCGELLPVNTPALKKHQKLFIRNERVVVVAKNLQGQVLYFVAVGALNVGQIVLNFDPLIRTNAQIRSKPKIYTYDPPIALQKGEELGRFEMGSTIVLFVPNVALNTSVGQKVLFSTPIGVLHA
- the nadA gene encoding quinolinate synthase NadA encodes the protein MRSAQIKQLLTDLDALLVAHFYQKDSIVALADITGDSLELAKKASASPKNLVVFCGVGFMGESLKILAPQKEVIMPKLACCSMAKMLEGADFDKSLETLQSLGIDHVLPITYINSSARIKAKVGKAGGFVCTSANAFKIFKHALQSKQKIFFLPDRCLGVNLARMHGLKSATLELDSPDTIKEAAVICYNGFCAVHQLFKPSDVEFFRQKYPNILIAVHPECAPEVVELADFVGSTSQIIQFVQNLPLEQKVAVGTEINLVKRLRPKNTFVLSSSVPECPTMNETTLEDLFGVLKAYKNHSPYNKISVEPEVAKWAKVALDKMMELS
- a CDS encoding UbiA family prenyltransferase produces the protein MVEKLKLLGYLVAIEHTIFSGMFILIALVVAGLQTHLGLLQGVQTLLLSALALLFARNFAMGFNRLADRKFDMKTSAPKVAQAWMGAFRSQLCRCSVWRMRWALWVSAMPSMPSLLNSLGPLAILAGYSYMKRFSYLAHLVLGVCLGLAPIAGVVAVLGAIPLWSLWLAFGVAFWVAGFDLLYSLQDMEFDRKEGLYSVPAIFGEG
- a CDS encoding thiamine-phosphate kinase, encoding MDLEQTFLNALAQSGVVWGLGDDGVLLDTPKALYMLDLFSEGVHFKREWLSMRQIGYKAMCVNISDSIAMAACPKYALLGIQLPKGCNLAEMRQLVAGIAKACQEFKIKIVGGDTTLGRDLSLSVALIAKSHKPLERTKMRPKDLLVHTGTLGQSYKDLGTLLRGGKVSPKSKFIRPQLKNLLGFISSVRPFVHAGLDISDGLLAECNRLSKLNKLACKLDNPRNKTYLSGEEYELLLSVPPKHKLALMRRAKQHRTKLNFVGVVRRGISRYRPKIWHA
- the hemL gene encoding glutamate-1-semialdehyde 2,1-aminomutase, producing the protein MTKKELEHPLLHSINDFNEAKQVIVGGVNSPVRAFKNVGGVPPFIFKGRGYALFDVDGNTYVDFVQSWGPLLFGHADPEIEERVINTLQRGLSFGAPTELETTLAKKIVARYEGVEKVRLVSSGTEATMSAIRLARAFSGKDDILKFEGCYHGHSDSLLVSAGSGCATFGNPSSLGVPHDFSKHTLVARYNDLDSVKACFKAGNVGCVIIEPIAGNMGLIPAKLEFLQGLQEICQKNGAVLIFDEVMSGFRASASGSQGLHHLVPDLVTFGKVIGGGLPLACFGGRADIMDLLAPVGGVYQAGTLSGNPVAVAAGIVALEKINRQPKLYERLEGLANQFCKGLKEIAHSCGFALQTCVRGSMFGFFFSDKEVQNFEDARQSNTALYAQFHQKMLQKGVYLPASAFETSFICSPMESSIIEACLGKAQASFYEIQHGA
- the nadC gene encoding carboxylating nicotinate-nucleotide diphosphorylase, whose protein sequence is MQIRAFLEDCLAEDLGAGDLFARLVGAKEVKACVLSKDSGVFSGQIYATELLEMLGLKYAWKIADKESFSPKQTLLEVEGDWRLLLQIERVLLNILQHSSGIATKTASFVRLVKDHPISLLDTRKTRPLLRVFEKYSVRNGGAKNHRLGLDDALMVKDTHLAHIGNLQAFIAKARQEIPWTAKIEIEASNVKMALEAMQAGADIVMCDNMDIESIKEVVAERNKNYPLVLLEASGNITEESVQAYAKSGVNAISSGALIHQAVWVDFSFRI